One region of Gimesia sp. genomic DNA includes:
- a CDS encoding leucine-rich repeat domain-containing protein, whose translation MKIVNTFIFLLLCSGCGNTDEPATSMETVTNTDSPIKSGSTTKPESDIDSEYKAIEAIKSFGGIITLDDTGNVIQVDHSFSETSDAGLVHLKELTKLARLNLDYTKVSDAGLERLKGLTNLTALHLVYTDITDAGLQNLKELHNLTTLDISATRISDAGLEHLKGLTNLTTLNLTGNKITNTGIMHLKGLSNLKTLELARCNISDAGLVHLKGLTDVTALNLDSTKITNAGLVTLQELPNLTNLNLKGTNISDKGLLHLKGLTTLHISGSDITDAGLEHLEKLTNLTTLDLKDTNISDAGLVHLKGLTTLHISGSDITDAGLEHLKRLTNLTTLNLKDTNISDAGLVHLKEMPNLTILKLSPSHISDVGLVHLEELSKLTTLSLYGTNITDVGFVHLKGLSNLTELHLGFNYDIKDAGLEYLKELTKLTALDLSYTNVTDAGLLHLNGLTRLTKLDLTKTNVTKEGVMKLKVSIPDCKISY comes from the coding sequence ATGAAGATTGTCAACACTTTCATTTTTCTTCTGTTGTGCAGTGGTTGTGGTAACACGGATGAACCTGCTACCAGTATGGAAACTGTCACCAACACGGACTCTCCGATCAAATCAGGTTCTACCACCAAGCCAGAGTCTGATATCGATTCTGAGTATAAGGCAATCGAAGCGATCAAGTCATTTGGTGGAATAATTACTCTTGATGACACGGGTAATGTTATTCAGGTCGATCATTCTTTTAGTGAGACCAGTGACGCAGGACTCGTTCATCTTAAAGAGCTAACCAAACTGGCCAGATTGAATCTTGATTATACCAAAGTCAGTGACGCAGGTCTTGAACGTCTTAAAGGGCTGACAAATCTGACCGCATTACACCTTGTATACACCGACATTACAGATGCAGGACTTCAGAATCTCAAGGAACTTCACAATCTCACGACATTAGACATTTCTGCTACCAGAATCAGTGATGCAGGACTGGAGCATCTTAAAGGGTTAACCAATCTAACCACATTGAATCTTACCGGCAACAAGATCACAAACACAGGAATTATGCATTTGAAAGGACTGTCAAATCTGAAGACATTGGAACTTGCACGCTGCAACATCAGTGACGCAGGACTTGTGCATCTAAAAGGGTTGACCGATGTAACTGCATTGAACCTTGATAGCACCAAGATTACTAATGCGGGACTTGTGACTCTTCAAGAGTTGCCCAACCTGACCAACTTGAACCTCAAAGGCACCAATATCAGTGATAAGGGACTTCTGCACCTCAAGGGGCTGACCACATTGCACATTTCAGGTAGCGACATCACTGATGCAGGACTGGAGCATCTTGAAAAGTTGACCAATCTCACTACATTGGACCTTAAAGACACCAACATTAGTGACGCAGGACTTGTGCATCTGAAGGGGCTAACCACATTGCACATTTCAGGTAGCGACATCACTGACGCAGGACTTGAGCATCTGAAAAGGTTAACAAATCTGACGACATTGAACCTTAAGGACACCAACATTAGTGACGCAGGACTTGTGCATCTAAAAGAGATGCCGAACCTGACGATATTGAAACTTTCACCCAGTCACATTAGTGACGTAGGACTCGTGCATCTTGAAGAACTGTCCAAACTGACCACATTGAGTCTGTATGGAACCAACATCACCGATGTAGGATTCGTTCATCTCAAAGGACTGTCAAATTTGACCGAATTGCACCTTGGGTTCAACTACGATATCAAAGACGCAGGACTTGAATATCTTAAAGAACTGACCAAACTGACGGCATTGGACCTTTCATACACCAACGTCACAGATGCAGGACTTCTACATCTTAATGGGCTGACAAGACTGACCAAATTGGATTTGACAAAAACAAATGTCACGAAAGAGGGGGTGATGAAATTGAAGGTATCAATACCCGATTGCAAGATTTCATATTAG
- a CDS encoding thermonuclease family protein has protein sequence MRYLTAIVTLLIVGIVLAAPPKVVSTLTGKVIGVTDGDTIKVLVNRQTVKVRLEGIDAPESSQSFGTKSKQALSKMVFGKTVTVKKTGEDRYGRTLVIIMVGDVDANAKMIEDGWAWHYKKYNDEKRLAELELRARKAKRGLWTDANPLPPWEYRARKRKPNNTPATMFWLNTSSNVRHNENCEYFKNTKRGRLCGPNDGKACGRCGGGKASFIKSN, from the coding sequence ATGCGTTACCTCACAGCCATCGTGACTCTGCTCATCGTTGGAATCGTCCTTGCGGCACCACCAAAGGTTGTCAGCACTCTCACTGGAAAAGTCATTGGAGTCACTGACGGTGATACCATCAAGGTTCTGGTCAACCGCCAGACAGTCAAAGTGAGGCTGGAAGGAATTGATGCACCAGAATCGAGTCAGAGCTTCGGGACAAAATCCAAGCAAGCATTGTCAAAGATGGTCTTCGGCAAAACCGTGACGGTCAAGAAGACGGGAGAGGATCGCTATGGTCGTACACTCGTTATCATCATGGTGGGAGACGTAGACGCCAATGCAAAAATGATTGAAGATGGCTGGGCATGGCATTACAAAAAATATAATGATGAGAAACGTCTGGCTGAATTAGAGTTAAGAGCACGCAAGGCGAAGCGTGGTCTCTGGACTGATGCCAATCCACTGCCTCCGTGGGAATATAGAGCCAGAAAGAGAAAACCAAATAATACACCCGCTACAATGTTTTGGTTGAACACCTCGTCCAATGTGCGACACAACGAAAACTGTGAGTATTTCAAGAACACAAAGCGTGGGCGGTTATGTGGGCCTAATGATGGAAAAGCATGTGGAAGATGTGGGGGGGGGAAGGCTAGTTTTATAAAAAGCAATTAA
- a CDS encoding family 16 glycoside hydrolase, whose product MSKKRSNTESHNFNPYHKWLGIPEKKCPPTHYELLGISLDEDDLGVIRSAAKRQKSHVEQFLGTKYNNHANKLISQIDEAEITLVSPELRREYDRKVHLFKKRRKNRQIDPNVSPSSISSKGGRSVGEGGVFFREYAGIVAILAVAFFGMAAASFWLPWHKLTGSEKETNIEVAHQENTETVSDKKEPEKQVEASSVAMQEIPEPVVDSGQTDQAPSNANPEPEDKVDIVENDSPSEPQLIVHNELNGDPPNFAPWISQDGLSIYWTRGDSIWQAHRKNTSEAFGNQARLFEGFMPTVTQDGLSMVLSRQMKIGNKDLGRRLFFTNRNSTQDRFTAPIEIRELRDMGVVMAPCLSPDGLSLYMSCYGINENQKGHWVVTRKNRSSKWDINSKHRILPYPNPIPSTTPFVTSDGLSLFLTNRTNTSNGAFGEMIKISRESVNDPLFSKSNTPIKIGDKTLIGRFPRYCSSTKELFFSAPLSGSRESEGIFSISIENFFKGKSDLKKSVLVHLNGTYSHDGGLHKVTIEKLADSIYAVTLADGKTVSCKLNDNILSGNLGSESVTIAIDGPELTIIAFGDKNKFRKISNEIRNIPLATADSSQRMNEQTPLSLNGNWIAVAEENAGKSLTEKEIQIMGKTLYVKDDQFHLTWSNKEISGSVEYLPNQKPSAVNLSGRLGNRSIVLRGIYEIETDVMRFCYTASMEGTSNNQRPKTFNTKEVPNAVCVTYQRAHTLVPSQKNMADNFEPSGGKQISLFDGETLKGWKVVPGWEVRNGTIINTIPGKNLMTINEFREFELDLEFRLSDKGNSGVLLANGDEVQLIDDAIVAESSKKLEKIGKSFEPEKLCGAIFNRVAPNSVSYKGANEWNQLKIQVSNGKVSVQMNGVEVISKAPIVLRKGSIGLMTDKAGTARFRNIQIQQLD is encoded by the coding sequence TTGAGTAAGAAACGATCTAATACCGAATCGCACAATTTCAATCCTTATCATAAATGGCTGGGTATTCCAGAAAAGAAATGCCCTCCTACTCATTATGAATTGTTAGGTATATCTCTGGACGAAGATGATCTAGGAGTAATCAGATCTGCTGCGAAGCGACAGAAATCGCATGTCGAACAGTTTTTGGGAACTAAATACAATAATCATGCCAACAAACTCATCAGCCAGATTGATGAAGCAGAAATCACGCTCGTAAGCCCTGAACTTCGTAGGGAATATGACCGCAAAGTTCATCTCTTCAAAAAACGAAGAAAGAATCGTCAGATCGATCCCAATGTATCTCCATCTTCAATTTCATCGAAAGGTGGACGTTCAGTTGGTGAAGGAGGTGTTTTTTTTCGGGAGTATGCCGGAATCGTTGCTATATTGGCAGTTGCCTTCTTTGGTATGGCGGCTGCATCATTCTGGTTGCCGTGGCATAAACTAACAGGCTCTGAAAAAGAAACTAATATCGAAGTCGCACATCAAGAAAACACAGAAACGGTTTCAGATAAGAAAGAACCTGAGAAGCAAGTTGAAGCCTCCTCAGTAGCTATGCAGGAGATACCAGAGCCTGTTGTAGACTCAGGCCAAACTGACCAAGCCCCTTCGAATGCTAATCCTGAACCAGAAGACAAGGTCGATATTGTTGAAAATGATTCGCCATCTGAACCTCAATTAATCGTCCACAATGAATTGAATGGTGATCCCCCTAATTTTGCCCCATGGATCTCTCAAGATGGTCTTTCAATCTACTGGACGAGAGGTGATTCTATTTGGCAGGCTCATCGTAAAAACACCAGTGAAGCTTTCGGAAATCAAGCACGTCTCTTCGAAGGCTTTATGCCAACTGTTACTCAAGATGGCTTGAGTATGGTCCTAAGTCGCCAAATGAAGATTGGAAACAAAGATCTGGGGCGACGGCTATTCTTCACAAATCGGAACTCTACTCAGGATAGATTTACCGCACCAATTGAGATTCGGGAACTTCGAGACATGGGAGTCGTAATGGCTCCATGTCTTTCCCCAGACGGTCTGTCATTATATATGTCCTGTTATGGTATAAATGAAAACCAAAAAGGACATTGGGTTGTTACACGCAAAAACAGATCTTCAAAATGGGACATAAATTCAAAGCATCGCATTCTCCCCTATCCCAATCCCATACCGTCAACAACTCCTTTTGTAACGTCAGATGGCTTATCTCTATTCCTCACCAATCGCACAAATACCAGCAACGGAGCATTTGGTGAAATGATCAAGATATCACGAGAATCAGTGAATGATCCGTTATTCTCGAAGTCTAATACTCCAATCAAAATTGGAGACAAAACGTTGATTGGCAGATTCCCAAGATACTGCTCGTCCACGAAGGAATTATTTTTCTCTGCTCCACTTTCCGGGAGTAGAGAAAGCGAGGGAATTTTCAGCATCAGTATTGAAAACTTTTTCAAAGGTAAAAGCGATTTAAAGAAATCAGTGTTGGTTCACCTAAATGGGACATATTCCCATGATGGAGGTCTCCATAAAGTAACCATAGAAAAGCTTGCAGATTCGATCTACGCTGTGACTTTGGCTGATGGTAAAACAGTGAGTTGCAAATTAAATGATAATATTCTGAGCGGTAATCTCGGCAGTGAGAGTGTCACTATTGCTATTGATGGCCCTGAGTTAACAATCATCGCTTTTGGAGATAAAAACAAATTCAGGAAGATTTCCAATGAAATCAGGAACATCCCTTTGGCCACTGCAGATTCTTCTCAAAGAATGAACGAGCAAACACCTCTATCACTGAATGGAAACTGGATCGCTGTTGCTGAGGAAAATGCTGGAAAATCACTGACAGAAAAAGAGATCCAAATCATGGGGAAGACTCTTTATGTGAAAGATGATCAATTCCATCTCACATGGTCAAATAAAGAAATATCCGGGAGCGTAGAGTATTTGCCAAATCAGAAACCTAGTGCAGTAAATCTGTCAGGCAGATTAGGTAATAGATCTATTGTTTTGCGAGGTATATATGAAATCGAAACTGATGTGATGCGGTTTTGCTACACGGCTAGTATGGAGGGAACTTCCAATAATCAACGCCCCAAAACATTCAACACCAAAGAAGTACCTAATGCTGTATGCGTAACATATCAGCGTGCTCATACACTCGTTCCGTCTCAGAAAAATATGGCTGATAATTTCGAACCGTCTGGTGGAAAGCAGATTTCACTTTTTGATGGCGAGACCCTAAAAGGTTGGAAAGTCGTTCCGGGTTGGGAGGTCCGTAACGGAACAATTATCAATACGATTCCCGGAAAAAACCTAATGACGATAAACGAATTCCGTGAATTTGAACTCGATTTGGAATTTCGACTATCAGATAAAGGTAATTCTGGTGTTCTGCTCGCTAATGGCGATGAAGTTCAACTGATTGACGATGCCATCGTTGCAGAGAGTTCAAAAAAATTAGAGAAAATCGGGAAATCATTTGAACCGGAAAAGTTATGTGGTGCTATTTTTAATAGGGTAGCACCCAATAGTGTTTCTTATAAGGGAGCAAACGAATGGAATCAGTTAAAAATTCAGGTAAGTAATGGAAAAGTATCGGTTCAAATGAATGGGGTAGAGGTGATATCAAAGGCCCCCATTGTCCTAAGAAAAGGAAGTATTGGTCTGATGACAGATAAAGCAGGTACTGCAAGGTTCCGAAACATTCAGATCCAACAGCTCGACTGA
- a CDS encoding DUF3883 domain-containing protein, with translation MPDTPKPKQKWSEKEVQLIINDYFAMLFAEIQNWSYDKTEHRNLLIPQLSDRSKGSVEFKHQNISAVLVEQGLPYIDGYKPRGNYQKLLAESVEEYLNNNPQLVKLFDTSPVLNPTQPKKIESSKIKNIIEAPPDKIISPKPSVKPWLSRKDKRINFAERDAVNRKLGSLGEKFVFELEQHRLKLAGRDDLAQKVVWASKEYGDGLGFDILSFDEQTDSERMLEVKSTGLGKYFPFFLTQNELLCSEDIPDQFHLYRVFDFGRSPRIFILNGSLRSLCNLDPVLYRATL, from the coding sequence ATGCCCGACACTCCCAAACCCAAACAAAAATGGTCTGAAAAAGAAGTCCAGCTCATCATCAATGATTATTTTGCGATGCTCTTTGCAGAGATACAGAATTGGTCATACGATAAAACAGAGCATAGAAACCTACTGATTCCTCAGCTATCAGATCGTTCGAAAGGCTCAGTTGAATTCAAACACCAAAATATTAGTGCTGTTCTGGTCGAACAGGGATTGCCGTACATCGATGGTTATAAACCACGGGGCAATTATCAGAAGCTTCTAGCAGAGAGTGTTGAGGAGTATTTAAACAATAACCCACAGTTGGTGAAACTTTTCGATACTTCACCAGTTCTGAATCCAACACAACCTAAGAAGATAGAATCTTCTAAAATTAAAAACATTATCGAAGCTCCACCAGATAAAATCATTTCCCCTAAACCATCCGTTAAGCCTTGGCTTTCCCGGAAGGATAAGAGAATCAATTTCGCAGAACGTGATGCAGTGAATCGCAAGCTTGGTAGTCTTGGCGAGAAGTTCGTTTTCGAATTGGAACAACATAGACTGAAACTGGCTGGTAGAGATGATCTAGCTCAGAAAGTCGTGTGGGCATCTAAAGAATATGGCGATGGTTTGGGTTTTGATATTCTTTCGTTCGATGAGCAGACAGATTCAGAAAGAATGTTGGAAGTGAAATCTACCGGTCTTGGGAAATACTTCCCATTCTTTTTGACACAGAATGAACTTCTCTGTTCGGAAGACATTCCTGATCAATTTCATCTTTATCGGGTATTTGATTTTGGAAGATCACCACGGATCTTCATCCTGAATGGATCGCTCAGAAGTCTTTGCAATCTCGATCCTGTTCTTTATCGGGCTACACTATAA
- a CDS encoding DNA methyltransferase, with protein sequence MAKKKSKSSIKRNGTPKYQPMPDLSPDEFDLLKADIAENGLQYPIVQDEDGITLDGHQRERALRELKIKNYPVQVIGGLSEEEKWQYALSVNVKRRHLTSAQKRELIKQELKRTPDIANNWLAEIIGADVKTVQVVRRKLVSTLEIPELKKLRGKDGKHRSARYNQIIANTPKELEIARSVISDLPSENGRILDTISAQRRARRNVKSLARNINSVVKPSSTKDIRLYNCRFQNLEKQAKLKPNSVSLVLTDFPYNKEFLPQLSELSEFCDRVLKPGGLLVTYSGQYHLPEVLERLGEHLTYRWQMASIWSGDSNMIHPLQIASQWKPILIFSKGKWKKKKRWSDVSLVQGKDKSLHDWQQHETEVEMLVQYFSEPKNLVCDCMAGSFTTAVACRRNGRMFVGCDIDAECVEIGYSRLESS encoded by the coding sequence ATGGCGAAGAAGAAATCCAAATCCAGCATTAAGAGAAATGGCACCCCGAAATACCAGCCAATGCCTGATCTTTCGCCAGATGAATTCGATCTTCTGAAAGCTGATATCGCTGAGAATGGTCTGCAATACCCGATTGTCCAAGATGAAGATGGGATTACACTTGATGGACATCAACGCGAGCGAGCGTTAAGAGAACTGAAAATCAAGAATTACCCAGTCCAAGTCATTGGTGGCCTAAGCGAGGAAGAGAAGTGGCAATATGCCTTGAGTGTCAATGTTAAGCGTAGGCACTTAACATCAGCTCAAAAACGTGAGTTGATCAAACAAGAACTCAAACGCACACCTGACATCGCCAATAATTGGTTGGCGGAAATCATTGGGGCCGATGTAAAAACAGTTCAAGTAGTACGTCGAAAATTGGTCTCAACTTTGGAAATTCCAGAGTTGAAAAAGCTAAGGGGTAAGGACGGTAAGCATCGTAGTGCACGTTACAATCAGATCATCGCGAATACCCCAAAAGAATTAGAAATTGCTCGGTCAGTAATTTCAGATTTGCCTTCTGAAAATGGGAGAATTCTCGACACGATCTCAGCACAAAGACGAGCCAGACGAAACGTTAAATCACTCGCACGGAACATCAACAGCGTTGTTAAGCCATCATCTACTAAGGACATTCGACTGTATAATTGTCGGTTTCAGAATCTTGAGAAACAGGCAAAACTAAAACCAAATAGTGTTTCTCTCGTGCTGACCGACTTTCCATACAATAAAGAATTCCTTCCACAACTTTCCGAACTGAGTGAGTTCTGTGATAGGGTCTTAAAACCCGGTGGTCTGCTAGTAACCTACAGCGGCCAATATCATCTACCAGAGGTGCTGGAGCGTCTGGGAGAACACCTTACGTACCGATGGCAGATGGCCTCAATCTGGAGTGGCGATTCTAACATGATTCATCCGCTCCAGATTGCGAGCCAATGGAAACCGATCTTGATTTTTTCAAAAGGAAAATGGAAGAAAAAGAAACGTTGGTCAGATGTGTCGCTGGTTCAGGGGAAGGACAAATCACTTCATGACTGGCAGCAACATGAAACTGAGGTTGAGATGCTGGTCCAATATTTTTCTGAGCCTAAAAATCTCGTATGCGATTGTATGGCTGGCAGTTTCACAACGGCTGTAGCCTGTCGTCGAAATGGGAGAATGTTCGTGGGATGTGATATCGATGCTGAGTGCGTTGAGATTGGTTATTCGAGATTGGAGAGTAGCTGA
- a CDS encoding nuclease-related domain-containing protein produces the protein MWADFSLILIPLLLSILSMGVAVAIIYCWLRKQNRHYRESPLTQDLMRPPGYSLQLKVNELGDEVTLYLMFMLGAPILLYSFHLSESYFGGEPESALRTAISFAMGMGVVGFLGYRLSKTLDEKKKYALGLQGEMFTGEELNQLMLDGCRVFHDIQFPYGNIDHVVVSPSGVFSINTKMRGKPKHGDGRAELIVDYQNNVLRFPDYEHPIPHNQLEAESNWLSKHLTSAIGNQVKVQPILALPGWFIKERIGRGLVTVINPTKPNRFFVNNHITLSATEMQQIAHQLEQLCRNLKPSYRAKKK, from the coding sequence ATGTGGGCGGACTTTTCATTAATTCTAATTCCCTTACTACTTTCAATTCTTAGTATGGGGGTAGCAGTTGCCATTATTTATTGCTGGCTTCGAAAGCAAAACAGGCATTATCGAGAATCCCCACTAACCCAAGATCTAATGAGGCCCCCCGGTTATTCGCTCCAATTAAAAGTAAATGAACTGGGTGATGAGGTCACACTCTATTTGATGTTCATGCTGGGAGCACCGATTCTTCTCTATTCATTTCATCTAAGTGAATCATATTTTGGAGGTGAGCCGGAGTCGGCCCTTCGTACTGCGATATCATTCGCCATGGGGATGGGAGTTGTGGGATTTTTGGGTTATCGACTTTCAAAGACCTTAGACGAAAAGAAAAAATATGCCCTTGGCTTACAAGGCGAGATGTTTACAGGGGAAGAACTAAACCAATTAATGCTTGATGGCTGTAGAGTATTTCATGACATCCAATTTCCTTATGGAAATATAGATCATGTGGTGGTGAGTCCAAGCGGAGTATTTTCAATCAACACTAAAATGCGAGGCAAACCAAAACACGGTGACGGCAGAGCAGAACTAATCGTTGATTACCAGAACAATGTCTTACGATTTCCTGACTATGAGCATCCGATCCCTCATAACCAACTGGAAGCAGAATCTAATTGGCTTTCAAAACATTTAACATCAGCAATTGGCAATCAAGTCAAAGTACAACCGATTCTTGCACTCCCCGGATGGTTTATCAAAGAACGCATTGGACGTGGCTTAGTTACTGTCATCAATCCTACGAAGCCCAATCGCTTCTTTGTGAATAATCATATCACTCTTAGTGCTACCGAGATGCAACAGATCGCCCACCAGTTAGAACAACTGTGTCGTAATCTTAAGCCTTCCTATCGTGCCAAGAAAAAATGA
- a CDS encoding type I restriction-modification system subunit M translates to MANGNGKQSETVSQSEINGILWKACDTFRGAVDPSEYKNYILVMLFVKYISDVWQDHYEALVAEYGDPKSKTAKERIERRLKRERFVLPAHCTFTALYDQRNEANIGEIINTALDEIEDSNKEKLEGVFRNIDFNSEASLGQTKERNNRLKSLLEDFSDSRLDLRPSRVGSMDVIGNAYEYLIGRFAAGAGKKAGEFYTPPEVSQLIARLVDPQPGERICDPACGSGSLLIKCGQQVGSKDFSLWGQENIGATWALAKMNMFLHGMDNARIEWGDTIRNPKLLSDDKLMKFEVVVANPPFSLEKWGSDEVKADPYERFHWGHPPEKRGDYAFIIHMVETITETSGRVAVVVPLGVLFRGGSEAKIRKQLVEANLIDGVIGLPTNLFYGAGIAAAILIFRKHKSDQTIMFVDASSEYEEGKNQNRILENHIEKIVDTYKERATIDKYSYLAEYQEIAENDFNLNIPRYVDTFEEEELVDIQKVQAELDAVDSDLNKVRSRMLSCLKEFGL, encoded by the coding sequence ATGGCGAACGGAAACGGTAAACAATCAGAAACAGTCTCCCAGTCTGAGATCAACGGCATTCTCTGGAAGGCGTGCGATACATTCCGGGGGGCCGTCGATCCATCAGAATACAAGAACTACATCCTTGTGATGTTATTCGTCAAATACATCTCTGATGTCTGGCAAGATCATTATGAGGCCCTTGTTGCTGAATATGGTGATCCCAAAAGCAAAACGGCTAAAGAGCGTATCGAGAGGCGGCTCAAGCGGGAGCGATTTGTACTCCCTGCACATTGCACATTTACCGCATTGTATGATCAACGGAACGAAGCCAACATTGGTGAGATCATCAATACGGCTTTGGACGAAATAGAAGATTCGAACAAAGAGAAGCTCGAAGGTGTCTTCCGTAATATCGACTTCAACTCGGAAGCCAGCCTTGGACAGACGAAGGAACGAAATAATCGGCTCAAGTCATTGCTTGAAGATTTTAGCGATTCCCGACTCGATCTTCGTCCGAGTCGGGTTGGGAGCATGGATGTTATCGGCAATGCCTACGAGTATTTGATTGGGCGATTTGCAGCAGGTGCCGGCAAAAAGGCAGGTGAGTTCTACACACCTCCAGAAGTCTCACAACTGATTGCTCGACTGGTCGATCCTCAACCGGGAGAGCGTATTTGCGACCCAGCTTGTGGCTCAGGTTCTCTGCTCATCAAATGTGGTCAGCAGGTCGGCTCAAAAGACTTCTCCTTGTGGGGACAGGAGAACATCGGGGCGACATGGGCACTCGCTAAGATGAATATGTTTCTGCATGGCATGGACAATGCCCGCATCGAATGGGGCGATACGATCCGCAACCCGAAGTTACTTTCTGATGACAAACTCATGAAGTTTGAAGTGGTGGTCGCCAATCCGCCGTTTTCACTTGAGAAATGGGGCAGCGATGAAGTTAAAGCCGATCCGTATGAGAGGTTTCATTGGGGACATCCACCTGAGAAACGTGGAGATTACGCATTTATCATTCATATGGTTGAGACAATTACCGAGACGAGCGGGCGAGTCGCTGTTGTTGTCCCTCTTGGTGTTTTGTTTCGTGGGGGAAGTGAGGCGAAAATTCGCAAGCAACTTGTTGAGGCTAATTTGATCGACGGCGTCATTGGATTACCCACGAATCTGTTCTACGGTGCTGGAATTGCCGCTGCAATACTGATTTTCCGCAAGCACAAGTCGGATCAAACTATTATGTTTGTGGATGCGAGTAGTGAATACGAAGAGGGTAAAAATCAGAATAGAATTCTTGAAAATCATATTGAGAAGATTGTTGACACGTACAAAGAGCGAGCAACGATTGACAAATATTCGTACCTAGCAGAGTACCAAGAAATCGCTGAGAACGATTTCAATCTCAATATCCCACGTTATGTTGACACTTTTGAAGAGGAAGAACTCGTGGATATCCAAAAGGTACAGGCCGAGTTGGACGCCGTAGACTCCGACTTAAATAAAGTTCGATCACGCATGTTATCATGCCTGAAGGAGTTTGGATTGTGA
- a CDS encoding restriction endonuclease subunit S produces MIKELRTYGIEELPTGWTVEHVGEFAQIGTGGRDTQDKVPDGKYPFYVRSQTVERINSYSYDGVAVLTAGDGVGTGKVFHFVEGRFDFHQRVYKVSDFAEHVWPRYFYEFFRRHFIRQVVRYTAKTSVDSVRMEMISKMAIPLPPLSTQKKIASLLQTYDEEIELLAQRTQLLKKRKLGLAQQLLTGKLEPVSVE; encoded by the coding sequence GTGATTAAAGAGCTTCGCACATACGGAATTGAAGAACTGCCGACCGGCTGGACAGTAGAGCATGTCGGTGAGTTTGCTCAGATTGGAACAGGTGGGCGGGATACCCAAGACAAAGTGCCTGACGGGAAGTATCCGTTTTACGTTCGTTCGCAAACGGTGGAGAGGATAAACAGTTATTCATACGACGGAGTAGCCGTGCTGACTGCTGGAGACGGAGTTGGAACAGGAAAAGTCTTTCACTTTGTCGAAGGTCGCTTCGACTTTCATCAGCGTGTTTACAAGGTCAGTGATTTCGCCGAACACGTCTGGCCCCGCTATTTCTACGAGTTTTTCCGCAGACACTTCATTCGTCAGGTTGTCCGCTATACCGCTAAAACATCTGTCGATTCAGTACGAATGGAGATGATTTCAAAGATGGCTATCCCATTACCACCACTGTCAACTCAGAAGAAGATTGCGTCTTTGCTTCAAACCTATGATGAAGAAATTGAGTTGCTCGCCCAGCGAACCCAATTGTTAAAGAAACGGAAACTCGGCCTTGCTCAGCAGTTGTTAACCGGAAAACTAGAACCAGTGAGCGTGGAGTGA